The following are encoded together in the Deltaproteobacteria bacterium genome:
- a CDS encoding succinate--CoA ligase subunit alpha: protein MSILIHRDTAFIVQGITGREAVNLTRECLDYGSRIVGGVTPGRAGRDVYGVPVHDCVRDITAKTHVDGSVVTVPPRFTRDAVFEAIEAGVKLLVIVTERIPRAEVAQMVELARLRGARIIGPNCLGILSPDEAKMGGLGGPAINVRRAFKQGPIGVMSRSGGMTTEICNTLSAAGLGQSTAVSIGGDAIIGSSYAELMPLFEADPETQAIVIYSEPGGRMEAELADWVRENRSRLPIVAFMAGRFMDEMPGMRFG from the coding sequence ATGTCGATCCTCATCCACCGCGACACCGCGTTCATCGTGCAGGGGATCACGGGCCGCGAGGCCGTGAACCTGACGCGCGAGTGTCTCGACTACGGGAGCAGGATCGTCGGCGGCGTCACCCCGGGACGCGCCGGACGCGACGTCTACGGCGTCCCGGTCCACGACTGCGTGCGCGACATCACGGCGAAGACGCACGTCGACGGCTCCGTCGTCACCGTGCCGCCCCGCTTCACGCGCGACGCCGTCTTCGAGGCGATCGAGGCGGGCGTGAAGCTGCTGGTCATCGTCACCGAGCGCATCCCGCGCGCCGAGGTGGCGCAGATGGTGGAGCTGGCGCGCCTCCGCGGCGCGCGCATCATCGGCCCGAACTGCCTCGGCATCCTGTCGCCGGACGAGGCGAAGATGGGCGGCCTCGGCGGCCCGGCCATCAACGTCCGCCGCGCCTTCAAGCAGGGGCCGATCGGCGTCATGTCGCGCTCGGGCGGCATGACGACGGAGATCTGCAACACGCTCTCGGCCGCCGGCCTCGGGCAGTCGACGGCCGTCTCGATCGGCGGCGACGCAATCATCGGCTCCTCCTATGCGGAGCTGATGCCGCTCTTCGAGGCCGACCCGGAGACCCAGGCGATCGTCATCTACTCGGAGCCCGGGGGCCGCATGGAGGCCGAGCTGGCCGACTGGGTGCGGGAGAACCGATCGCGGCTTCCCATCGTCGCTTTCATGGCGGGCCGCTTCATGGACGAGATGCCCGGCATGCGCTTCGGC